In one window of Clupea harengus chromosome 4, Ch_v2.0.2, whole genome shotgun sequence DNA:
- the LOC105906835 gene encoding rac GTPase-activating protein 1, with protein MEHSVRSLQSLFQNLRAQVDVLSEGVEPQFIQMALNFEECRRKWLKMEQDFCSCKEVLTKAETERGALEVKLKHARNQVDVEIRRRQKAEADCEKLDRQIQLIQELLVSEGSSNSIQLNEEQRSALAFLNIRNPAPSNLNTSRRLTTIDESASILSDISFDKTDDSLDWDSSLVKNVRLKKRQKRRSSRNHTDGPAAGAKKTRSTGRTSDKVRQQQCLRAVSLLGYF; from the exons ATGGAGCATTCAGTGAGGAGTCTTCAAAGTCTCTTCCAGAACCTACGGGCTCAGGTGGACGTGCTCAGTGAAGGCGTTGAGCCGC agtttattcaaatgGCACTGAATTTCGAGGAGTGTAGACGCAAATGGTTGAAAATGGAGCAAGACTTCTGTTCATGTAAAGAGGTGCTGACTAaagcagagactgagagaggtgCTCTGGAGGTGAAGCTCAAACACGCACGGAATCAAGTGGACGTTGAGATTCGTAGACGGCAGAAGGCAGAGGCGGACTGTGAGAAATTG GACCGTCAAATACAGTTGATACAAGAGTTGCTGGTTTCAGAGGGCTCTAGCAACAGCATCCAGTTGAATGAAGAACAACGCTCTGCCTTGGCCTTTCTCAACATCCGAAACCCGGCTCCCTCCAACCTCAATACTAGCCGAAG ATTGACCACCATAGATGAGTCTGCTTCCATTTTGTCTGACATCAGCTTTGACAAGACTGATGACTCGCTG GACTGGGATTCCTCCTTGGTCAAAAATGTGCGTCTCAAGAAACGTCAAAAAAGA CGCTCATCCAGAAACCACACAGACGGTCCTGCTGCTGGTGCCAAGAAGACCCGCTCAACTGGCCGCACCTCAGACAAGGTAAGGCAACAACAGTGCTTGAGAGCTGTTAGCTTGCTTGGTTATTTTTAA
- the LOC105906778 gene encoding odorant receptor 131-2-like, translating into MSNSSNTTQNFDTFEEALSKNLTVVLCGLFIFYVNGALVRIYFSAPSFSQEARYVLYIHLVLNDMLLVMFSVLLHVLAYQPGAIRVPLCYILVLASGTTFRNTPLILAGMAVERFVAVCLPLHHGHLCTADRARVFNAATWCVSSIPSLADLFLSLSERSLQFYISDILCYHANLFISPLHQVISAAGNGICMAFVWATLFYTYVHVLCAARAVSSKGQAQKAQRTILLHASQLLLCMLSYISPVFDRILISMFPLLPTKVLFGSFVVAHLLPRVLSPLIYGIRDKAFKKHLKGALLCQRGTSTIKVHV; encoded by the coding sequence ATGAGCAACAGCTCCAACACCACACAGAACTTTGACACCTTTGAAGAGGCTCTGTCCAAAAATCTGACCGTGGTGCTGTGTGGGCTCTTCATCTTCTACGTCAATGGGGCCCTCGTACGCATCTACTTCAGTGCGCCCTCTTTCAGCCAGGAGGCCCGCTACGTGCTCTACATCCATCTGGTGCTTAACGACATGCTGCTGGTGATGTTCAGTGTTCTGCTGCACGTGCTGGCCTACCAGCCTGGTGCCATCAGGGTGCCTCTCTGCTACATTCTGGTGTTGGCCAGCGGCACCACCTTCCGGAACACTCCGCTCATTCTGGCCGGCATGGCGGTGGAGCGATTCGTGGCCGTGTGTCTGCCCCTCCACCACGGCCACCTCTGCACGGCCGACCGGGCGCGTGTCTTCAACGCCGCCACGTGGTGCGTGAGCTCAATCCCAAGCCTTGCCGACCTGTTCTTATCCCTGAGCGAGCGCTCCCTGCAGTTCTACATATCGGACATCCTGTGCTACCATGCAAACCTCTTCATCTCGCCACTCCATCAGGTGATCAGCGCAGCAGGCAATGGCATTTGCATGGCCTTTGTGTGGGCGACTCTGTTCTACACGTATGTGCATGTTCTCTGCGCAGCCCGAGCGGTCAGTTCAAAGGGTCAAGCCCAAAAGGCCCAGCGCACCATACTGCTGCACGCCTCCCAGCTGCTGCTCTGCATGCTGTCCTACATCAGCCCTGTGTTCGACAGGATCCTGATCAGCATGTTCCCACTGTTGCCCACCAAGGTGCTCTTTGGCAGCTTTGTGGTGGCCCACCTGCTGCCCCGGGTGCTGAGTCCGCTCATCTACGGCATAAGGGACAAGGCCTTCAAGAAACACCTCAAGGGTGCACTGCTCTGCCAAAGGGGCACCAGCACCATCAAAGTCCATGTTTAG
- the fmodb gene encoding fibromodulin: MQWALVLLLAVLAQPCLSYTRNSLYWLSHLRSRHGYGYRNGYPASHWDTEHPDEADCPLECECPGLYPRAMYCHSRNLQHVPFVPSRMKYVYLHNNQISSIKEGVFDNATDLVWIIMHKNQLTSDKLGKNVFSKLKNLQKLYLNTNDLTTVPENLPTSLVDLRINNNKITQLSDNTFKGMVDLSHLHLQGNDIKEVGGAFKSLDSLIVLDLSRNSLEKVPESLPGKLQQLYLNFNLIASVPSGFLALYPALQYVRFSHNKITDNGIPFNAFNTTGLLELDLSHNSLEKIPTISTNLENLYLQGNHIKEFSLSSFCRVVDMANFSQIRVLRLDGNEISFRDVPPEAVLCLRLATTIDL; the protein is encoded by the exons ATGCAGTGGGCTCTGGTGCTCCTCCTGGCTGTGCTGGCCCAGCCCTGCCTCTCTTACACCCGCAACTCCCTCTACTGGCTCTCCCACCTGCGGAGCCGACATGGTTACGGCTACCGGAATGGTTACCCAGCGTCGCACTGGGACACCGAACATCCCGATGAGGCGGACTGCCCTCTAGAATGCGAGTGCCCGGGTCTGTACCCTAGGGCCATGTACTGCCACAGCCGCAACCTCCAGCACGTTCCTTTCGTGCCCTCCCGCATGAAGTACGTCTACTTGCACAACAACCAGATCAGCAGCATCAAGGAGGGCGTGTTTGACAACGCCACAGACCTGGTCTGGATTATCATGCACAAAAACCAACTCACTTCAGACAAGCTTGGCAAGAATGTGTTCAGCAAACTGAAGAACCTGCAAAAGCTGTACCTAAACACCAATGACTTAACCACTGTCCCTGAgaacctccccacctccctcgTGGACCTCCggataaacaacaataaaatcaCCCAGCTCTCTGACAACACCTTCAAGGGCATGGTGGACCTGAGCCACCTGCATCTCCAAGGTAACGACATAAAGGAAGTGGGTGGCGCCTTTAAGAGCCTGGACTCTCTGATCGTGCTGGACCTGAGCCGCAACAGCTTGGAGAAAGTGCCGGAGAGCCTTCCTGGAAAGCTCCAGCAGCTCTATTTGAACTTCAACCTGATCGCCAGTGTGCCAAGCGGCTTCCTCGCCCTGTACCCCGCCCTGCAGTATGTGAGGTTCTCACACAACAAGATAACGGACAATGGGATTCCATTCAATGCCTTCAACACCACTGGCCTTTTGGAGCTGGACCTCTCTCACAATAGCCTGGAGAAGATCCCCACCATCAGCACCAACCTGGAGAACCTCTACCTGCAGGGGAACCACATCAAAG AATTCTCTCTGAGCAGCTTCTGCAGGGTAGTGGACATGGCCAACTTCTCCCAGATCAGGGTGCTCAGGCTGGATGGCAATGAAATCAGCTTCAGGGATGTGCCACCTGAGGCAGTGCTCTGCCTTCGCCTCGCCACCACCATCGACCTCTAG